Proteins encoded together in one Octopus bimaculoides isolate UCB-OBI-ISO-001 chromosome 24, ASM119413v2, whole genome shotgun sequence window:
- the LOC106882228 gene encoding phytanoyl-CoA dioxygenase domain-containing protein 1 homolog, which produces MNAEQIKKFNDEGVLVIPDFLSPATIEDLRDECSKILDKIDDSENLSIFDTDKKRTDDYFLTSGDKIRFFYEKGGVKDDGKLKAIPRLSVNKIGHALHLLNPAFEKVSFSKKIQDIAQSLDYKDPVIVQSMYIFKQPHFGDAVNSHQDSTYLYTEPMSLLGFWFPLQNATRENGCLAYIPGSHNSGLHNNQRMMLNPDIEHGTTMVGTRPTYEDGDFKDIEVEKGSLVLIHGLVVHRSEKNVSSDSRHAYTFHMYDKGKSVYCSKNWLQPTADYSFAHLYRKDSSH; this is translated from the exons ATGAATGCTGAACAAATTAAAAAG tttaatgATGAAGGAGTTTTGGTAATTCCAGACTTTCTGTCTCCAGCTACAATTGAGGATTTACGAGATGAATGTTCTAAGATTTTAGACAAAATTGACGACTCTGAGAATTTGTCTATCTTTGATACTGATAAA aAGCGAACTGATGATTATTTTTTAACAAGTGGTGACAAGATTCGATTCTTCTATGAAAAAGGAGGAGTAAAAGATGATG GAAAATTAAAAGCAATTCCCCGTTTGTCAGTCAATAAAATAGGTCATG CTTTACACCTGCTGAATCCTGCTTTTGAGAAAGTTTCCTTCAGTAAGAAGATTCAG GACATTGCTCAATCACTCGATTACAAAGACCCAGTTATTGTTCAAAGCATGTACATCTTTAAG CAACCTCATTTTGGTGATGCTg TGAATTCACATCAAGATAGTACATACCTGTATACAGAACCAATGAGTCTTTTAGGTTTCTGGTTTCCTTTACAAAATGCCACTCGGGAAAATGGATGTTTGGCATACATACCTGGATCACATAATA GTGGCCTTCACAATAACCAAAGGATGATGCTGAACCCTGATATTGAACATGGAACTACAATGGTTGGAACTCGCCCCACTTATGAAGATGGTGATTTCAAAGATATTGAAGTAGAAAAAG GTTCGCTTGTTCTTATACATGGACTGGTTGTTCACAGAAGTGAGAAGAATGTCTCTTCAGACTCTAGACATGCTTACACATTCCATATGTATGACAAAGGCAAAAGTGTATACTGCTCCAAAAACTG